The Desulfovibrio sp. G11 region CGTGTCCTGCGTGGGCAGGGGCTGTTCCTTCGCGCTCAGCCTTGGCCGCCAGGGCCGCCTCCTCATCAAACTCTTCTGCCTCGCGTTCGATAAGCTGCAGAGCTCCTTCAGGACAGCTAAGACATGCGCCAAGCCCGTCGCAGTAAGAGTCCCGTATGAGTTTGGCCTTGCCGTCCACTATGGCCAGCGCGCCTTCGGCACAGTCCAGTACACATTGGCCGCAGCCGTTGCACTTGTCTTCGTCAATTTCGATAATAAGACGTTTTGCCATGGCTATATCTCCACCGTCAGTTCAATCAGTTGGGCCGGGGCGTCGATGATATGATCGGCTCCAGCGGCGCGCAGTTCCGCAGGGCCGCGAAAACCCCAGGCCACACCCACTGACGTTGTGCCCGCGTTGCGCGCGGTCTGCACATCCACGTCGCTGTCGCCCACGTACAGGACCCGGGCCACAGAAGTATGCATTGTTTCAGCCATGTCCAGCAGGGCCTGCGGCTGTGGTTTAAGAGGAACATTTTTTCTGCCGCCGCGTACAAGAACGAAGGGGATGGAAGGAAAGTAGCGCTGCACCAGATCCACCGTATGTTCTTCCGGCTTGTTGGAAAGCACGGCCAGCGGGCATCCCTTGGCGGCCAGGGTTTCCAGTGCCGGGATGATGCCTTCATAGGGGCGGGTGGTGTCGCACATATGGCGGCCGTAGTGCTGGCGGGTTTCTTCCACCAGTTGTGTCAGGGCCGGCGGCTCAAGCTCTGCTGCGGCAGGCAGGGTGTCGCGTACCAGCTTGTCAAAGCCCCGTCCCACAAAGCGTCTGTAGTCCGCCAGAGGGTGCGTGGGGTAACCGTGCCGGGCCAGTACGGCATTGCAGGCATTGCCGATATCGCCAAGCGTATCAAGCAGGGTACCGTCCAGGTCAAAGAAAAAGACTCTCATCAAATCTCCCATGTATTCTTTGCAGCAGTAAAAACAGTGTAGCGGAAAAGCACTATGAATCACAAGCCCGCATCGCGGTCAAAAAAACAGTGGGCTTTAACGGCCTGTAGCGTTCTGTAAAATGCCGCTGACGGCTGCATGTTTCTGTGCGAGACATTTATCATATGCTGTCAAGACGTTGCGCAGTACTTCTGGACAGAGGCATGGCAGCTTGTTAAGGTCATAGCACCGGGCAGAATCAACGTATGTGACGCCCGTCACGGAGGATTTATGGCTCGACATATTCTGACCATCAGAAAGCTGGGAGAAAAGGCGTGCTGGCTGCTTGTGCAGCAGGCCATGGGCATGCCGGAGGCCAAGACCAGAACGAACTTCATGACGGAACGTGTGGCTGTGCTCATTTTTGCCCAGCACTCGCTGCCGGAAAGACTTTGCGTGTCAGCTGCCGTGCGGCAGCTGGGTGGGGCCGTGGTGTATGAGGGCAACCGCAGCGTATGGCGTTCGGAACTCGCCGAATACCGCGAACAGCTCATGCCCATATTCAGTTATTATGTGGACTGCCTGTATACCTACGGGCTACCCGTCGCTTCTTGGGATCCCGCCAGAATCGACCTGAGTTTCCCCCTTATCAACGCCGGCAGCCCGGATGCGCATCCGGCACACGCCCTGGCGGATATTGCCTGCATGCTGCGCAATTCACGCAATCTCGGCAATGTCACCTGTGGCTGGCTTGGCTGCCTCAACGGCACCCTGCATTCACTGGTGGAGGCCACGGCGTGGTTCCCCTTCAGTTTGCGCGTGGCCCTGCCTTCTCATGTAGACCCGGCACCCCTGAAAAGGATCGTTGCCGAACTGGGAACGGATGTGACTTTTGTGGATACCCCGGAAGAAGCTGTGAAGGGCGCAGACTATGTTTTTGCTGGCTGCCGCAAGGGCCTCACGGAAGAAGAGCATGTGCGGTGGAACATTTGCAGTGAACTGCTGTCCAGGGCAAGGCCCCATGTGCGCATCATGCTCAGCGCGCCGCCCATCAATGCCATCCGGGTAGAAAATGATATTCTGCGCAACAACAAGGCGTCCATGCTTATCCAGCAGTCTGAATACCGCCTGCGGGTGCACAAGCGCATGTTGCACTGGGTGTTTCTGGACAATGACGATTCCTGACCGGAAACGGTCCTGTTTATAAGGCATACTGGTCTTGAAGCTTCTGCTGCCGGCCGGTAGCTGTTTATGGGGTGATGCCCCCTTAGGTCCTGGCGTCACAGCAGCCAGGGCCGGGCAACAGCGGCGCATGGAACCGTTGCGGGAGCCTTTAAGGACAAAAAGGGATGCCACTTCAGGCAGGGGCAGACAGCCTGCTTTTCTGCAGCAAAAAAGTTTTATGAGGTAGTCCTTCAATGCACAACAGCCCGGGTACCCCGGGCTGTTGTGCATTGAAGGACTACCTCAAATCAATGTTGTCCGGTTAAGCACCCATAGCTAACAGGCTATAACTATAGGTGTTTATAGTTTTTCGTCTTCGCGGATTCAGAAGTTCTTCCAGAGAATCCTTGCCGAACAGATTCAAGCAAATGAGCTCGAAGAGTTGTTGCACCGACAGCCCAAGCTTGCTCAGGAATTTCTGATAGGCCAGGAGTAAATACACGGTCAGGGCCGTATAAATCTGGATGTGCACCGCATTCTCCGAGCGCCCGACAAAGCTTTTAATATGCAGATTTTGTTTGACTTCGCGGAAGAATATTTCAATTTGCCAGCGTTCTTTATAGATATCAGCAATTGTCTTGGCGGACAGGCGGAAATGGTTGGTCAAAAATTCGTACCGTTTGCCGGTTTTCGCATCGCGATAGCCGATTCTGCGTAGACGAGTGGTTTTTCCCCGGCTGCTCACGTCAATGATGTGATCGGACGTGACCCCGGTTTTCCGGTCTACGGCGCGGCGATCAACGAGCTTATAGGCAGCATTGCTCTTCAGTCGGGTTACGAAGAAAATGCCCTTCGCGGTCAACATGCGAAACCAGGAATAGCAGATATAGCCTTTATCGAAGGTGACGATGGAACCCTTTGGCAATGAAAGACTTTTGGCCATGCGGCTTTCGTGGGTTTTGGCATTGTTGATATCGAGAAAAGCGGGAATGTAGCCATCGTGGTCAAGCACGGTATTTACTTTCACGCCAGCCTTGTTCCGCCGGAACGACGCCCAGGGAAAGATGGACAGGCATAGGCTGATGGTGGTGGCGTCCATGCTGTACAGCTTGCACTTGAAGCGGAATTTGTGACGAGGCGCACGAAGATGGCACAGGCCATACATTTCAGCGAACAGGTCTTTGAAAAATTCCACAGGCCTTGAATTGTTGGCATCGGCAACCGTGGAACGCGCTACTGATTTCAAGCCGAGGTGATACAGCCGTCTCTTGGCCGCCTCCAAGGCGCGAAGCCCATCGCGTAAAGAGCGCCTTGCAGCGAGTTGGATAAAGGCCATGACGGTGAATTGCTCCTTGAATCCAAATTGGCGTGAAGAGCGGCCAGTTTTGTGCTTGCGTTCGAGTTTTTCAAAAACATGTCCCGGTATCAGGGATAGCAGTTGAGAGAAGAGTGTAGTATGATGGCTCAAGTCCAAAATCTCCTTGTGTGGCAAGTTGTTGTGGTAACTTCTTATACCACATACTGCTGAGATTTTGGACTTTTTTGTTACCCCTTAGCCGGACAGCAATGATTGTTACTGTAACATATTACGCCATACCGCATCATATCGTATATATTCACATCGGCATATTTATCATTAGAATATGCTATAGTTAAAAAGTCTAACAAGCTAGACCGCACTTGCTCAATGTTGTCTATCCTGACAAGTATATTGCTATCAATCTTCTCTATTTGCTCCTTTGCTGGCAAACGCCCAAAAATTCTTTTGTAGGTGGAGGCAAATCCTATAGAACCGTCATGGTGACCCCTAATGTATCCTGTTACGATGACAACCATACCTTCAAGGCCAAGGCTGTTCCAATATTTTTTATAGTCCATTTGTGCTAATGAACTACTTGCCATTAAGAAGAACAGTAAAATTAAAATCATTATTACTCTCATGACGCCTTCCTCTCTCAAGCATAAGAACATAAATTTTATTTTTTGTTTGGTGCAGTATTTTCCTTGTACTCATTGTCGTGGACAGAGTATTGCTTCAAGATGATAGCAAGCTCTGCCGCACTTATATATTTATTTGCGAAAGCGAATACAGAAAAAATCAACGCAGACAAAGGCACCTCTACATATTTTTTATTTTCGCGGTTTCAAGTTCAAAGTGCAACACCCAGTCCTTGGGTATTGGCGTCTTCTAAAAAAACTTCATAGGGTGTCTTAAACCCAAGGCATTTTCTAGGCCGCCAGTTCAAGCGGCACATTGCCGCTATGATCTCATCTTGCGTGACCGATGCCAAGCTTACCCCCTTGGGGAAGTATTGGCGTAGAAGGCCATTGGAGTTCTCGTTCAAGCCACGCTCCCACGAATGGTAGGGGTGCGCAAAAAATCCCTGAGCCTCGAGTGTAGCTGACACATCGGCATGGTAGCTGAACTCCTTGCCGTTATCATAGGTAATAGTCTGAACAAAGTCCTTAATGGGTGTCAAGAGTCCTTCAATGACCCGCCTTACTTCGCTGGCGCTTTTGTTGGGAGCCTTGCCAAACAGGAAAAGACGACTTTTACGCTCTGCAAGTGTCACCAAAACGGGGCCTCCTTTACTGCCTTCAACGGTATCAGCCTCCCAATCACCAAGGCGTGAGCGCTCGGCAACAATGGACGGGCGTATGTCTATGCTGATACGCCCCTTGATTTGACCTCGTCTGTCGGGTTTGCCATATCGTCGTTTGCGTTTGCGCTGGCAGCGCAAATGGCTGTGCAGCGTTCCTCCTCGTTTTTTGTCCGCCAGAATGTACTGGTAAATCCATTCATGACTGAGGGCAAAACCTTTGCGTTTGAGAACTCCAGAGATTTGCTCCGGACTGAAGTCCTGGTGCAGACACTGTTCAACATACGTCCATACCTCAAGGCCAATGCGCTTCTTCCCTTTACTGGTCTGCCTTTTCTGACTGCGCTTGTGTGCCTGCCTGTAGCGGTAGCCACGCGCCCCGGTATTTCGCGCAAGTTCGCGGCTTACAGTTGAGACGCTACGGCCTATCGCTTTGGCTATGGCCCTCAGTGACGTTCCACTTTTCACTGCCTGGCAGATGTAGTACCGTTCTTCCCTGGCAAGGTGTGCATAGCCCATACGCCCCTCAATCTTTGGTTGGATGGAGAGGCTAAAGTGCTATACCACCTTGCCTTTTCATTCAACCTTGAGGGTGTTGCACTTGCAAGTTGAATCCGCCACTGTTTAATATGAAGATTGTCAAATAAGTTTTTTCACAATCTTTTGTCGCATAAAATAAACATGTTGCGAATGTTTTTCGTCTTTGGCACTGAGCTGGGAAATGTTTTTCCGTTCATCTGGAATGAAGCCGTATGTTACCATTGCTACTGACGGATGGGCTGAGGCACGTCTGGCCCGCAGCGGACGGGCAGAGGGCCTACTCGGTGTACAGTGTAAGATAGAGATCCCCTTGCCAGGGGCCGACGCGCTTGCCCAGCCCGCGCAGGCGTATGGGTTTACCCACGGTAAAGTCAGGGGGCAGGGTTATTTCAACCGTTTTAAGCTCAGCCTGAATTCCCTGGCGTATCTGCAAGCGCACCCGGCAGCCCGGCGCAAGGTTTGCGGCGGGCAAGGTAAGGCTTTGCTCTTCGTCGATCTGTCGGCGCAGCCAGCCCCTGACCAGGCCGGTGACGCCTTTTGTCATGTCAGATGACCATTTGGGCGTACCCCAGGCCAGGTTGCTTTTATGGAGTGGAGCGCTTTTCTTTTCTTTCTGCGCGGCCTTTGGCTTGGCCCTGCTTTGCGGGGCGGATTCCGCTGTATGGGCTTCGGCTGTTTCCTGCTGTGGTTTTTCGGCATGCTGCCGGTTCAGTTCGCTATAAATATCTTCAAAAACACGGCGGGCAAAAGGATCGTTAAGCAGGTCGCGCAGCACGTCCTGTTCCGCATAGGCCGTGCCGTTACGGTCTGCGGTATTTTCTTCAGGGTCGGGGGCTTGTTCGCTTTGAGGCTTTTGCTGCTCGGTCTGCGCGCCCTCATCTGCCCCGGCTGTTTTTGCCTGCTGCTGCCCCGTTGCTTCGGTTCCGCCAGGCGGGGGAGGGGCCTTGCTTTCAGTCTGGCCGGTATCTGTAGCGGGGCCGGATTTTTTATCGGAGCCATTCGCCTGGTCGGCGTTTTTTCTGGGTTTCTGTGCCGCCTTTCGCGTTTCAGATGTAGCCCTGACTCCGTCTTCATGCTTGAGGATGCCTGAAAGCGCCACATAGGCTTCGTTGAGCATCTGAAAATCCCGGCTGGCCTCGGCATTGCCGGGATTCAGGTCAGGGTGCAGCTCAAAGGCACGTCGGCGGTAAGCCCTTTTTACGGCGGCAAGGTCAGCGTTCTTCTCAAGCTTGAGAATTTCGTAGCATTCCTTGAGGGATATCTGGCGGGAGCGGCGTCGCATGATTTATTTAAGGATTAGGGCGTTGGCTTCGCAGTTGCAATCGCTGGCAAGCAGGCCGTGCTCGCGCAGGTACTGGCGGCCTTGTCGTTCAAAGGCTGCGTGGGAAGCCTCCAGACTGATGCCCGGACAAAATTCTTTAGCCATGGCAAGGCTTGCGGGGTCTTCAATATTACCGCGAAAAAAAGGCCAGGCACGACAGATGGCAGGCTTGCCTTCGTGTACACCGCAGCCTTTACCCTGTTGGAAAAAAACGCAATAACCGTCTGCACCACTGCGGATTTTCAATTTGCCGCCCGCATAGTAGCAATACCCTTCTATAACGGCTTCGGGGGCAAGCCCCATGTGCGCGGCCAGGCGCGTAAGGTCAGTGGGGCTGACCACAATGCCGCCGACTCCTTCGCAGCAGTGGCCGCACATGCGGCAGTCGAAAACCGTATTCGGTGAAACAGACATGAATTATCCTTGAATAGTTGCGGCGTTGGGCAAAAGGCGGGCATGCTCGACCATGATGCAGGCGTCCTCTATCACGGTAATGCCAAGAGCGGTCAAAAGCACACGGGCTTCGGGCGAACGGATGCCTTGCTGCATCCAGAAAACAGCGGGTCGCCAGGGCAGGGCCAGCACTTCACGTGCGTGATCCGGGCAGTATTGCGGAGCGCGAAACAGGTTCACGATGTCCACGGGGCCGGGCAGGGACGCAAGGTGGGGGTAGGCTGTAAGGCCCCACACCGTCTGGCGTACCGGGTGTACGGGATAAATTTCGTAGCCTTTATCCATGAGGTAGCGGCCGACACGGTCAACGGGCTGTCCGGGTTTGTCCTTGGCCCCGACAATGGCTATACGCCGCGCCCGCTCAAGCTGGGCGCGCAATTCTTTGTGATCCTGCATATGGTCCCCGAAAGGTGAGATGACAGAGAGCCGGCGGATTTTCTCCACCGGCAGTCTGCCATCCTAGACGGCTACAGAAAAATGCGCAAGCTTTCCTGACAAGGAGGCCGGACGTAGCGGCATGTTGCCGCGCAGATATCTGGCGTGGGATTACGGCCCGCAAGGCTGCCCGCAGGATGTGCCCGCAGCGCACCCCTGCAGTACGGAACATGTGCTGAAGCCTGACGACCACCGCGGGGTTGGGCAGTTTTTGGGTATTTTACTTTTGAAGCGTTTTCGCTGTGTTCATCTTGTCTTCATTTGGGCCGTCTGCGTGGCGGGTGGCAGAGGGAACTGTCGGGGCTGCATCTCCGGGGTACCCTCTATATTCCCCGAACCATGCCGCAGGTCTCCTGCTCGTTGCAGTTGCGGGGGCTTTCCCGCTCCATGCCGGACCGTCCTCTGCGTCGCCAAAGGCATCAGTGGGATTGGCTGAAAACATTGGCAGCGGGTAACAAAAATACTTTGCGAATCCGTTGCTGCGCTGGCACTTCAACCAACCCCAGGGCCATTTCAAGAAATAACCTGCTCTACATTCAGGCTGTGGGCCGGGCCGGTTGCGGCATCCCCCCCTTGCCGTCCCTGGCGCTTTCGCGCACAGGCCCGGAAAACAGGGGGGTTATGGCAATGACTTTGTCTGTTTTGCCGAAGAGGTAAACGATGTCCCCGGGTTCAAAAATTTCATCTGCACCCGGCGAGGCATGGGTTATGCCTTCCCGCAGGATGGCAATAACGGTGACCCCGTGGCGGCGGCGCAATTCTGTTTGCGCCAGGCTGCGGCCGCACAGGGGGGAAGCCCCGCCAAGGCGCATGGCCTGTACGCCCATGTCGGGCAGGCGGTTTACAATGCTGTCCAGAGAATCCACTGCGGAACTCATGCGGCGTATCATGCGGTAGTTTTCCTGCCTGATCCGGGCGGCAAACGTGTCTATATCCTGCCTGGGTACAAGGTACTGGCTCAGCACTCTGGTAAAAATTTCAACAGAAGTTTCAAACTCTTCCGCAATAACCTCGTCCGCTCCCAGTCTGCGCAGGGCCGCCACCTCGGTAACAAAACGGGTGCGCGCGATGATGTGCAGGTTGGGGTTGAAGCGCCGCGCCTCAATGGTAATGGCCCGTACAGCCGAGGGGTCGGAAATGACAATCACCAGCACTCGTGCCCGGGTAACGCCCAGATGCTCCAGTACCACGGGTTGCGAGGCGTCTCCGTGTGCGATGGGTTCTTTCTGGCGGTAGCGGCTCACGGTTTCCGGGTTCATTTCCAGAATGGTATATTCAATGCCCGACTCTTTGGCCACATGGGCCAGATGCTTGCCGCTGATACCGAAACCAACGATGATCAAATGATCTTCCAGGCGTTTTTCGCCTTCCTGCTGCCCGGATTCTTCTTGCTGCTCGCTGTTGCGCTGTCCGGCAAAACGGTCGGCCAGACGTGGGGCAATGGTCATAAGCCCGGGCGTAAGCATCATGGTCAGCACGCTTACGTCCAGAAAGTTCTGATAGGCATCCATGTCAAAAAGCCCGGCGCTCAGGCCGGAGGCCGCCAGTACAAAGGCAAACTCACCCACCTGGGCAAGGGAAAGGGACGTGATGATGGCCGCGCGCAGGGGATAGCCCTGGACGAGTACCGCGGGCAGCGTGAGCAGGCTTTTGATCACAATAAACAAGGCAGTAAGCCCGATGATGGAAAAAAAGTGTTTTCCGAAGAAATCCACATTGAGCATCATGCCTACAGAAATGAAAAAAAGGCTCATAAATACGTCACGATAGGGCAAAATGCCCGCAATGACGCTCATGCTGTACTGGGAGCGGGCCAGCAGCAGCCCGGCCATGAACGCGCCCAGCGAAAGGGAAAGGCCCAGAGTGTTGGTCAGCAAGGCCATGCCGAGGCACAGCCCCAGTGTGGTCAGCAGCAGGATTTCTCTGGTGCGTGTGCGTACCACGGCTTCCATGAGACGGTTGAGGCCGAAGCGCGCAAAAAGAAGCACTCCCCCAAGGGCCAGCACCACCCACAGTGTGGAAAAAAAGGCGCTTTCCAGCGAAAGGTCAAGCGTGCCGGAAAGCAGGGGCACGCACAGCAGCATGGGAGCCACCATAATGTCCTGAAAGACCAGAATGGCAAGAGATAGCCGCCCTGTGGGCGTGTTGGTAGAGCCGCGTTCCTGCATGATGCGCAAGACAATGGCCGACGATGAAAGGGCTACCAGACAGCCCATAAATACACCCTGCTGATAGGAGTAGCCGCCCAGAAGGGCCAGCCCCATCACGGCCAGTACGGTAAGGCCGATCTGCAGGCTGCCGCCCAGAAATACCGGACGCTTCAGGCGGTTGAGTGCCTCACCGGAAAGTTCCATGCCGATGGTGAAAAGCAGCATGGCTACGCCGATTTCAGCCACATGATCAATAGCTTCGCGGTCGCTGACTATGCCGAGCAGGGACGGGCCGCACAAAACGCCTGTGAGCAGAAAGCCTACAGTGGCAGGCAGCTTGATTTTGTTGCATGTAACGGTGACGAAGATGGAGAGCAGAAAGATGGTCACGATCTCATAGAGCAAGGGCACGTCCATAGGACCTCCGTGCCGCGCAAAATATCACTGCGGGCATAGCCGTGCAAGCATCTTTTATGAATGAAATTAAATGGGTTATATTTAATATGCTTAGAGAAGAACAGGAGGGCGACGCTACGGTTTTCCGGCAGGTTCTGCGGTTTGCAGCAAGGCCTGAGGCGACAGCGCGTTGCTGCAACGATATAGCTGCTCTGGTTATTTTAGTATAACGGGTGGTCGCTGTGATTGTTGTCAGGCCCGGGCGCGCGTTTGCCGTCCGCAGGAAAAGTCTTTTTCTGCCCATAGTCCACGTTGCCGTGTATCCGGTAGAGCACATGCGGGCGTAACGGGTTATCCATCCCGGCGTGGAGTAAAGATAACACCCGCAGCCGATTTTAAAAAAGTACGTGAGGCTGGCCGTTGATACGCTGCAAGCGGACAGGAATGCCGTAGACCCGGCTCAGGTCGTGTTCGCCCAGGTCTTTCGACGGTCCCTGATACGCTGGGCGCCCCTGATGCAGCAGCATGGCATCCTGCGCGTAACGCAGGGCGTAACTCAGGTGGTGCAGCACAATGAGTACGCACATACGCCGGGTTATGGTGATTTTTGTAATTATTTCGAGGATATCAACCTGATTGCGAATGTCCAGGTGGTTGACGGGTTCGTCCAGCAGAAGTACCGGAGCTTCCTGCGCAAGCGCGCGGGCAATGAGTGTTTTTTGCAGTTCGCCGCCGCTGAGGCTGGTGACGCACTGTTTTTGCAGGTGGGCAAGCCCCAGTTCTTCCAGAATGGCCTCTGTTTTCAGGCGGTCATTCTTGCCGGGCAGCCAGCCCATGCGTGACCTGCGTCCTAAAAGCACGGCATCAAAAACGCTGCACGGCACGGGATGGGCAACCTGCGGCAGATAGGCCACAGTTTGCGCCCGCTGACGGCGGTTCAGGCCGGAAAGGTCCGTACCCTGGTGAAGCACGCGCCCGGATGTGGGTCGGTCAAGCCCTGCCACAATTTTTACAAGCGTGCTTTTGCCTGCGCCGTTGGGGCCGATGAGGGCCATGCAGCGTCCTGGCTCAAGGCGGAAGGATACGCCGTCAAGGATAGTTCTGCCGGATCGCGCCACAAGAGAAAGGTTTTTGGCCTCAAGCATGTGCTTTGGCCCCCCTGAAAAGGATGCATAAAAAAACGGGCACTCCGGTGAAAGCGCAGACAATGCCTATGGGCAGCAGGGCAGGGTATATGATGGTCTGGGCTACAAGGTCGGCCGCCAGTAAAAAGCATGCGCCGAACAGGGCAGAGCAGCCCAGCAGAAAAAAATGTCCGGCATGGGGAAATGTCAGGCGCACCATGTGAGGAGCCACCAGGCCCACAAAGCCGATGACGCCGTAAAAGGCGGTGGCAAAGGCGGCCATAAGCGAGGCCATGAACAGGGTTGCACAGCGCAGGCGCAGAACAGGTACACCCAGGGCCGTGGCCTGGGCATCGCCCCAGCGCAGCGTGTCGTAGTCAAGGTTGTGACGCAGGGAAAAGGCAAGACCTGCCAGCAGCACAAGCCCTACCAGCGCGACCTCGCGCCAGCTTCCTCTGCTCAGGTCGCCAAAGCTCCAGAATACGGTAGCCGCCACCTGGCTGTCAGTGGCGAAATACTGTAACGACATGGTGGCGGCCCCGAAAAGGGTCGACAATGCCACCCCCGCAAGTATAAGCCCCTGCGGCCCCATGCCGCGCACCATACTGAAGGCCAGTATAAGCAGAGACGCGCCGAGGGAGCCGGCCAGTGCGCCCATGGCTACAATGCTCAGGCCGGCCAGGCCGCCTGCGGCGGGCAGGATGATCATGGAAAAACTGGCTCCGAAGGCGGCTCCCTGTGAAAGGCCGAGGGTAAAGGACGAAGCCAGCGGATTGTTGAGCACGTTTTGCAACATGGTTCCGGCAAGAGCCAGCGATGCACCCACAGTCAGGGCGGCGCAAACTTTGGGCAGCCGCAGGTGGAGCACAAAATAGCGTAAGGATTCATCGCCTGAAGGACTGAACAGGGCCGAACATATGTCGGCCCAGGAGCGTGAGACTGCCCCAAGCTTCATGCCCGTCAGCCCCAGCAGTACGGCAGCGGCCAGCAGTGCCGTTGCTGTGCAGGCCCGCATGAAAGGGCTGTCCCACGGCAGGGAGCAGCAGTGACGTTTTTCTGTGCTGTTGCTGAGGCGTCCGTCTGGGCTGCCACAATAAGCGTGAGACTGTGCGGTGTTGTTTTCGTCGCCGCAAGGTTCCTTACCGGGCATAGTC contains the following coding sequences:
- a CDS encoding HAD family hydrolase produces the protein MRVFFFDLDGTLLDTLGDIGNACNAVLARHGYPTHPLADYRRFVGRGFDKLVRDTLPAAAELEPPALTQLVEETRQHYGRHMCDTTRPYEGIIPALETLAAKGCPLAVLSNKPEEHTVDLVQRYFPSIPFVLVRGGRKNVPLKPQPQALLDMAETMHTSVARVLYVGDSDVDVQTARNAGTTSVGVAWGFRGPAELRAAGADHIIDAPAQLIELTVEI
- a CDS encoding aspartate/ornithine carbamoyltransferase Asp/Orn-binding region, translating into MARHILTIRKLGEKACWLLVQQAMGMPEAKTRTNFMTERVAVLIFAQHSLPERLCVSAAVRQLGGAVVYEGNRSVWRSELAEYREQLMPIFSYYVDCLYTYGLPVASWDPARIDLSFPLINAGSPDAHPAHALADIACMLRNSRNLGNVTCGWLGCLNGTLHSLVEATAWFPFSLRVALPSHVDPAPLKRIVAELGTDVTFVDTPEEAVKGADYVFAGCRKGLTEEEHVRWNICSELLSRARPHVRIMLSAPPINAIRVENDILRNNKASMLIQQSEYRLRVHKRMLHWVFLDNDDS
- a CDS encoding IS4 family transposase, giving the protein MPHKEILDLSHHTTLFSQLLSLIPGHVFEKLERKHKTGRSSRQFGFKEQFTVMAFIQLAARRSLRDGLRALEAAKRRLYHLGLKSVARSTVADANNSRPVEFFKDLFAEMYGLCHLRAPRHKFRFKCKLYSMDATTISLCLSIFPWASFRRNKAGVKVNTVLDHDGYIPAFLDINNAKTHESRMAKSLSLPKGSIVTFDKGYICYSWFRMLTAKGIFFVTRLKSNAAYKLVDRRAVDRKTGVTSDHIIDVSSRGKTTRLRRIGYRDAKTGKRYEFLTNHFRLSAKTIADIYKERWQIEIFFREVKQNLHIKSFVGRSENAVHIQIYTALTVYLLLAYQKFLSKLGLSVQQLFELICLNLFGKDSLEELLNPRRRKTINTYSYSLLAMGA
- a CDS encoding IS30 family transposase — protein: MGYAHLAREERYYICQAVKSGTSLRAIAKAIGRSVSTVSRELARNTGARGYRYRQAHKRSQKRQTSKGKKRIGLEVWTYVEQCLHQDFSPEQISGVLKRKGFALSHEWIYQYILADKKRGGTLHSHLRCQRKRKRRYGKPDRRGQIKGRISIDIRPSIVAERSRLGDWEADTVEGSKGGPVLVTLAERKSRLFLFGKAPNKSASEVRRVIEGLLTPIKDFVQTITYDNGKEFSYHADVSATLEAQGFFAHPYHSWERGLNENSNGLLRQYFPKGVSLASVTQDEIIAAMCRLNWRPRKCLGFKTPYEVFLEDANTQGLGVAL
- a CDS encoding J domain-containing protein, translating into MRRRSRQISLKECYEILKLEKNADLAAVKRAYRRRAFELHPDLNPGNAEASRDFQMLNEAYVALSGILKHEDGVRATSETRKAAQKPRKNADQANGSDKKSGPATDTGQTESKAPPPPGGTEATGQQQAKTAGADEGAQTEQQKPQSEQAPDPEENTADRNGTAYAEQDVLRDLLNDPFARRVFEDIYSELNRQHAEKPQQETAEAHTAESAPQSRAKPKAAQKEKKSAPLHKSNLAWGTPKWSSDMTKGVTGLVRGWLRRQIDEEQSLTLPAANLAPGCRVRLQIRQGIQAELKTVEITLPPDFTVGKPIRLRGLGKRVGPWQGDLYLTLYTE
- a CDS encoding YkgJ family cysteine cluster protein encodes the protein MSVSPNTVFDCRMCGHCCEGVGGIVVSPTDLTRLAAHMGLAPEAVIEGYCYYAGGKLKIRSGADGYCVFFQQGKGCGVHEGKPAICRAWPFFRGNIEDPASLAMAKEFCPGISLEASHAAFERQGRQYLREHGLLASDCNCEANALILK
- a CDS encoding CoA-binding protein translates to MQDHKELRAQLERARRIAIVGAKDKPGQPVDRVGRYLMDKGYEIYPVHPVRQTVWGLTAYPHLASLPGPVDIVNLFRAPQYCPDHAREVLALPWRPAVFWMQQGIRSPEARVLLTALGITVIEDACIMVEHARLLPNAATIQG
- a CDS encoding monovalent cation:proton antiporter family protein — its product is MDVPLLYEIVTIFLLSIFVTVTCNKIKLPATVGFLLTGVLCGPSLLGIVSDREAIDHVAEIGVAMLLFTIGMELSGEALNRLKRPVFLGGSLQIGLTVLAVMGLALLGGYSYQQGVFMGCLVALSSSAIVLRIMQERGSTNTPTGRLSLAILVFQDIMVAPMLLCVPLLSGTLDLSLESAFFSTLWVVLALGGVLLFARFGLNRLMEAVVRTRTREILLLTTLGLCLGMALLTNTLGLSLSLGAFMAGLLLARSQYSMSVIAGILPYRDVFMSLFFISVGMMLNVDFFGKHFFSIIGLTALFIVIKSLLTLPAVLVQGYPLRAAIITSLSLAQVGEFAFVLAASGLSAGLFDMDAYQNFLDVSVLTMMLTPGLMTIAPRLADRFAGQRNSEQQEESGQQEGEKRLEDHLIIVGFGISGKHLAHVAKESGIEYTILEMNPETVSRYRQKEPIAHGDASQPVVLEHLGVTRARVLVIVISDPSAVRAITIEARRFNPNLHIIARTRFVTEVAALRRLGADEVIAEEFETSVEIFTRVLSQYLVPRQDIDTFAARIRQENYRMIRRMSSAVDSLDSIVNRLPDMGVQAMRLGGASPLCGRSLAQTELRRRHGVTVIAILREGITHASPGADEIFEPGDIVYLFGKTDKVIAITPLFSGPVRESARDGKGGMPQPARPTA
- a CDS encoding ABC transporter ATP-binding protein; the encoded protein is MLEAKNLSLVARSGRTILDGVSFRLEPGRCMALIGPNGAGKSTLVKIVAGLDRPTSGRVLHQGTDLSGLNRRQRAQTVAYLPQVAHPVPCSVFDAVLLGRRSRMGWLPGKNDRLKTEAILEELGLAHLQKQCVTSLSGGELQKTLIARALAQEAPVLLLDEPVNHLDIRNQVDILEIITKITITRRMCVLIVLHHLSYALRYAQDAMLLHQGRPAYQGPSKDLGEHDLSRVYGIPVRLQRINGQPHVLF
- a CDS encoding FecCD family ABC transporter permease; its protein translation is MPGKEPCGDENNTAQSHAYCGSPDGRLSNSTEKRHCCSLPWDSPFMRACTATALLAAAVLLGLTGMKLGAVSRSWADICSALFSPSGDESLRYFVLHLRLPKVCAALTVGASLALAGTMLQNVLNNPLASSFTLGLSQGAAFGASFSMIILPAAGGLAGLSIVAMGALAGSLGASLLILAFSMVRGMGPQGLILAGVALSTLFGAATMSLQYFATDSQVAATVFWSFGDLSRGSWREVALVGLVLLAGLAFSLRHNLDYDTLRWGDAQATALGVPVLRLRCATLFMASLMAAFATAFYGVIGFVGLVAPHMVRLTFPHAGHFFLLGCSALFGACFLLAADLVAQTIIYPALLPIGIVCAFTGVPVFLCILFRGAKAHA